From a single Desulfuribacillus alkaliarsenatis genomic region:
- a CDS encoding globin-coupled sensor protein yields the protein MFFSKKQANQEKKHVDFFSAKGSNFRSSSTEVQKKIDFIKLGASHSDCLKQFKPVVLPQLDKIVDKFYSEVLQIPTLEAIIKRHSSVDRLRTTFKKYVEELLAADINEGYIKSKQYIGKVHDRVELRPEWFMGAYHILRKSLIPIIVEEFQHQPQVLSDTLIALDAITTFDNTLMIEEYIASYTSQMLEIEQVKEIQMKLQEDSQNLAAAAEQTTASANEMSTTMMGIREEALEAANFATKVMDLANKGEKQIQSVTDAMKEIESDFTEMQKNVAGLNESSEQIAKIIDTISQIASQTNLLALNASIEAARAGEHGRGFAVVAEEVRKLAEDTDQALKDIADKIKKSRTDTNEVLSAMGRASNSVGEGAETTSETIQGFRNIVESVQSSLEITKGVANGIDVNASIAEQIKDASENVAVLAEGLANLAGELSK from the coding sequence ATGTTTTTTTCAAAAAAACAAGCTAATCAAGAAAAAAAGCATGTAGACTTTTTCTCGGCAAAGGGATCTAATTTTCGCAGTTCAAGTACTGAAGTGCAAAAGAAGATTGATTTTATTAAGTTAGGGGCATCCCATTCAGACTGCTTGAAACAATTTAAGCCAGTTGTTTTACCACAACTAGATAAAATAGTAGATAAGTTTTATTCTGAGGTACTGCAGATTCCGACTCTTGAAGCGATTATTAAACGTCATAGTTCAGTAGACCGCTTAAGGACAACATTTAAAAAGTATGTTGAAGAACTATTAGCTGCAGATATTAATGAAGGATATATAAAAAGCAAACAATATATTGGAAAGGTTCATGACCGTGTAGAGCTTCGTCCTGAATGGTTTATGGGGGCCTACCATATATTACGGAAATCTTTAATTCCAATTATAGTTGAAGAATTCCAGCATCAGCCCCAGGTATTATCAGATACACTTATTGCCTTGGATGCTATTACTACCTTTGATAACACATTGATGATAGAAGAATATATAGCCAGCTACACATCGCAAATGCTAGAAATAGAGCAGGTTAAAGAAATTCAAATGAAGCTACAAGAAGATAGCCAGAACTTAGCGGCTGCCGCAGAGCAAACTACAGCCTCAGCTAATGAGATGTCTACTACAATGATGGGTATCCGTGAAGAGGCATTAGAGGCAGCTAACTTTGCTACAAAGGTAATGGATCTTGCTAACAAAGGAGAAAAACAAATTCAATCAGTAACTGATGCGATGAAAGAGATTGAAAGCGATTTTACAGAAATGCAGAAAAATGTCGCAGGTTTAAATGAAAGCTCAGAACAGATTGCCAAGATTATTGATACCATTAGCCAGATTGCTTCGCAAACAAATTTATTAGCATTAAATGCATCAATTGAGGCAGCAAGGGCTGGCGAGCATGGACGTGGATTTGCGGTGGTTGCTGAGGAGGTTCGTAAACTCGCAGAAGATACGGATCAAGCCCTTAAGGATATTGCAGATAAAATTAAGAAGTCCCGTACTGATACAAACGAGGTCCTAAGTGCAATGGGGAGGGCGAGCAATTCAGTCGGTGAGGGTGCAGAGACTACAAGCGAGACAATTCAAGGCTTTAGAAATATCGTTGAGTCGGTACAATCCAGTTTAGAAATAACTAAAGGCGTAGCAAACGGTATAGATGTAAATGCAAGCATCGCTGAACAGATTAAGGACGCTTCCGAAAATGTTGCAGTTTTGGCTGAAGGTCTTGCTAACCTAGCTGGAGAGCTTAGCAAGTAA
- a CDS encoding c-type cytochrome translates to MRTRTVFGLGVVFLLTLLIAVGCNDATVESPTTNGAGDEADTAALTLIEDNCQSCHTLDQAFRPRAEGQWPQVVDRMIGYSPGLLDDQEREAVIAYLQENRSN, encoded by the coding sequence ATGAGGACAAGGACTGTATTTGGACTTGGAGTAGTGTTTTTACTTACGTTATTGATAGCTGTAGGCTGTAATGATGCAACGGTAGAAAGCCCAACAACAAATGGAGCAGGTGACGAAGCTGATACAGCTGCATTGACTTTAATTGAAGATAATTGTCAGTCGTGCCATACCTTGGACCAGGCATTTAGACCAAGGGCGGAAGGTCAATGGCCTCAGGTGGTTGATAGAATGATAGGCTATAGTCCAGGTCTGTTAGATGATCAAGAGCGGGAAGCTGTTATAGCTTACCTACAGGAGAATCGGAGTAATTAA
- a CDS encoding STAS domain-containing protein: MDVQILESGEAIITPQDDKIMLTNAEEFKKALMSVFNQGISRVVIDLQNVHNIDSTGLGKILVFNKRIQEKNGSLTIKNVNNEHVRNLFRILRLPDIVKIEGM; this comes from the coding sequence ATGGATGTTCAAATCTTAGAATCAGGTGAAGCTATAATTACACCGCAGGATGACAAAATTATGCTTACTAATGCCGAGGAATTCAAAAAAGCATTAATGTCTGTGTTTAATCAAGGGATATCTCGCGTAGTAATTGATTTACAGAATGTTCATAATATTGATAGTACGGGCCTTGGTAAAATATTAGTATTTAATAAACGCATTCAAGAGAAGAATGGTAGCTTGACTATTAAAAATGTTAATAATGAGCACGTGCGTAATCTATTTCGAATATTGAGATTGCCTGATATTGTAAAAATAGAAGGCATGTAA